From one Pedobacter faecalis genomic stretch:
- the ppk1 gene encoding polyphosphate kinase 1, whose protein sequence is MTKKKAPFLNREISWLYFNERVLQEAADETVPLIERIKFLSIFSSNLEEFYRVRVATMSRLANLNDKSKALLGFNPKKVLNEIKNIVVKQERHFEQLFQATLINELAQNRIFIVNETQLNVARGEFVRNHFRDRILSTLVPIMLDLDKPFPELKDRFLYFFVRLSRQSSKKAPRYALIEFPPDLPRFLVLPETNGLKFIILVEDIIKYCLDDIFYVFNYDIIEAYSIQLTRDAELDIDKSISDKFIEELKSSLDKRKKGKPMRLLYDTDMPFDMLNVLVAKLKIEAESLIPGNRYHRFGDFIAFPNVGSAELNYPPTPALKVSGLRRTESIINKLKARDYVIHLPYQSYDYIILFLREAAIDPKVTEINITLYRLAENSKVINALINAAKNGKKVNCLVELKARFDEQANIFWSGRLQEEGVNVHYGLTDYKVHSKICLVKRMEKGRPVYYANLATGNFNEKTAKLYCDHSLFTCRREITGDLIKLFAALNEGRVTKGFKHLIVSPLESRSKIYGLIDREIKVAKLGKPAYMILKVNSLADEGIVQKLYDASNAGVKIRLIVRGICTLVPGVAGYSENITVISIIDKFLEHARVFIFGNNGKEEMFLSSADLMSRNFEHRVEVGFPVLDEEVQQEIRDIIEFQLQDNVKARDINRLNNNKYHKNRLNRKVRAQVQTYNYLKNKHH, encoded by the coding sequence ATGACGAAAAAAAAGGCACCGTTTTTAAACAGGGAAATCAGCTGGCTGTATTTCAACGAGCGGGTATTGCAGGAAGCCGCAGATGAGACTGTGCCGCTCATTGAGCGGATCAAGTTCCTGTCTATTTTCTCATCAAACCTGGAAGAATTTTACCGGGTTCGCGTAGCCACCATGAGCCGCCTGGCCAATCTCAACGATAAGTCTAAAGCCTTGCTCGGATTCAATCCCAAAAAGGTGCTCAACGAAATCAAGAATATTGTGGTAAAACAGGAGCGCCATTTTGAGCAGCTTTTTCAAGCTACGCTGATCAACGAACTGGCGCAGAACAGGATCTTCATTGTCAATGAAACACAACTTAACGTGGCACGCGGTGAGTTTGTGCGCAATCACTTCAGGGACCGGATTTTGTCGACCCTTGTGCCTATTATGCTCGATCTCGACAAGCCATTTCCGGAGCTGAAAGACAGGTTTCTGTATTTCTTTGTGCGCCTGTCCAGGCAGTCATCCAAAAAGGCGCCTCGCTATGCACTTATTGAATTTCCGCCCGATCTTCCCCGGTTCCTCGTGCTGCCCGAAACAAACGGACTCAAGTTTATTATCCTGGTCGAAGACATCATCAAGTATTGTCTGGACGACATCTTTTATGTCTTCAATTACGACATTATCGAAGCCTATTCCATACAACTCACCCGCGATGCGGAGCTTGATATCGACAAAAGCATAAGCGACAAATTCATTGAGGAACTAAAGTCGAGCCTCGACAAACGCAAGAAAGGCAAGCCCATGCGTTTGCTCTACGATACCGACATGCCTTTTGATATGCTAAATGTGTTGGTAGCCAAACTAAAAATAGAAGCCGAGAGTTTGATCCCCGGTAACCGATACCATCGTTTTGGCGATTTTATCGCCTTTCCAAACGTGGGCTCTGCAGAACTGAATTACCCGCCCACACCGGCGCTTAAAGTGAGCGGGCTGCGGCGTACCGAAAGTATCATCAATAAGCTGAAAGCGCGCGACTACGTCATCCACCTGCCTTACCAGTCGTACGACTATATCATCCTGTTCCTGAGGGAGGCGGCCATTGACCCTAAGGTCACGGAGATCAACATTACCCTTTACCGCCTGGCCGAGAATTCGAAAGTAATCAATGCGCTCATCAACGCGGCTAAGAATGGGAAGAAAGTGAACTGTCTTGTAGAGCTGAAAGCACGGTTTGACGAGCAGGCCAATATTTTCTGGAGCGGCCGCTTACAAGAGGAGGGTGTTAACGTACATTACGGACTTACCGACTATAAGGTGCATTCCAAGATCTGTCTGGTTAAGCGCATGGAGAAAGGAAGGCCGGTCTATTACGCTAATCTCGCTACGGGCAACTTTAACGAAAAGACCGCGAAGCTGTATTGCGACCATAGTCTCTTTACCTGTAGACGGGAAATTACCGGTGATCTGATCAAGCTCTTTGCCGCCCTGAATGAGGGCAGGGTAACCAAGGGTTTTAAGCACCTTATCGTTTCCCCGCTCGAGTCGCGCAGCAAAATATATGGACTTATAGACCGGGAGATCAAGGTGGCAAAGCTGGGCAAGCCGGCTTATATGATCCTGAAAGTGAACAGTCTGGCCGACGAAGGTATTGTCCAGAAACTATACGACGCCAGCAATGCAGGCGTTAAGATCCGCTTGATTGTACGGGGCATATGCACGCTGGTCCCGGGCGTGGCGGGCTACAGCGAAAACATCACCGTCATCAGCATTATCGATAAGTTCCTGGAGCATGCCCGGGTATTCATTTTCGGGAATAACGGGAAGGAAGAAATGTTTCTTTCTTCAGCCGATCTGATGAGCAGGAACTTTGAACACCGCGTGGAAGTGGGCTTCCCGGTGCTCGATGAGGAGGTGCAGCAGGAAATCCGTGATATCATCGAGTTCCAGTTGCAGGACAATGTGAAGGCGCGCGACATTAACCGTCTCAACAATAATAAATACCATAAGAACCGTCTCAACCGAAAAGTGAGGGCCCAGGTTCAGACCTATAATTACCTGAAAAATAAACACCACTGA
- a CDS encoding NAD(P)/FAD-dependent oxidoreductase, with protein MHTAHDIIIIGGGLAGLTCAIHLRAAGFSVLLVEKNTYPQHKVCGEYISNEVLPYLQGLGADPLSLGPQKLSRLKLTALNGRSVSCDLPLGGLGISRYKLDEFLYHKAGSAGANLLTDTVTAVRFEDDGFVVSTKEHGEFRGRLAIGAYGKRSVLDQQLARPFIRHASPWLAVKAHYAGDCDPETVALHHFRGGYCGVSKVEDGRLNICYLADYDSFKKYKNITAFNSGVLHQNRHLKDIFQHAKPLFDQPLTISQISFDRKEPVWQHMLMVGDTAGLIHPLCGNGMAMAIHGAKICSELCTSFLRGELSREELETAYDAGWKRQFGRRLRNGHVLSRLARNEKLFDMAMSAAVSFPPLLPYIVKQTHGKPF; from the coding sequence ATGCACACAGCACATGACATCATTATTATTGGCGGTGGACTGGCAGGCCTGACCTGCGCCATCCATCTGAGGGCTGCTGGCTTTTCTGTATTGCTTGTTGAGAAGAACACCTATCCTCAGCACAAGGTTTGCGGAGAATATATATCGAACGAAGTTCTTCCCTATCTGCAGGGCTTAGGGGCCGACCCGCTATCTCTTGGCCCACAAAAACTTTCCAGGCTAAAGCTGACCGCCCTGAACGGTCGCTCAGTAAGCTGCGATTTGCCGCTTGGCGGTCTTGGGATTAGCCGGTATAAGCTGGATGAATTCCTTTATCATAAGGCCGGGTCGGCTGGCGCAAACCTACTGACCGACACTGTTACCGCAGTCAGGTTTGAGGATGATGGCTTCGTGGTGTCGACCAAAGAACACGGCGAGTTCAGGGGTCGACTGGCCATCGGGGCTTATGGCAAACGGTCTGTACTTGATCAGCAATTAGCACGCCCCTTCATCCGCCATGCTTCGCCCTGGTTGGCTGTTAAGGCGCACTATGCGGGCGACTGCGATCCGGAAACGGTAGCGCTGCATCATTTTAGGGGCGGCTATTGCGGGGTTTCCAAAGTGGAAGACGGGCGGTTGAATATCTGTTACCTGGCCGACTATGATTCTTTCAAAAAATATAAAAATATAACTGCCTTTAACAGCGGCGTGCTGCACCAGAACCGGCATCTGAAGGATATATTTCAGCATGCAAAGCCCTTATTTGATCAGCCGTTGACCATAAGCCAGATCAGTTTTGATCGGAAGGAACCTGTTTGGCAGCATATGCTGATGGTGGGCGACACAGCCGGACTTATCCATCCGCTTTGCGGTAATGGCATGGCGATGGCCATACACGGCGCCAAGATCTGTTCGGAGTTATGCACCTCGTTTTTGCGTGGGGAGCTGAGCAGAGAGGAACTGGAGACTGCCTATGATGCCGGATGGAAGAGGCAGTTTGGCCGCCGGCTGCGCAACGGACACGTGCTATCGCGGCTGGCGCGCAACGAGAAACTTTTCGATATGGCGATGAGCGCAGCGGTTAGCTTCCCTCCGCTGCTTCCCTACATTGTTAAACAAACGCACGGAAAACCTTTTTAA
- a CDS encoding 3-hydroxyacyl-ACP dehydratase FabZ family protein: MNKDTILAQLPYSRPFLFVDEILEIDENKVSGTYTFDPSLDFYKGHFKDSPVTPGVILTETMAQIGLVCLGIYLSAGSGQVEKEDETMAGHVMLTSTAIDFLKPVFPGEKVTVHAEKVYFRFKKLNCSVQMLNASGEVVCKGTIAGMVTKRMNG, translated from the coding sequence ATGAATAAAGACACTATTTTAGCGCAGCTACCCTACTCCAGGCCCTTTCTGTTTGTAGACGAAATTCTGGAGATTGATGAGAACAAGGTAAGCGGCACGTATACGTTCGACCCTTCGCTCGATTTCTATAAGGGGCATTTTAAAGATAGTCCGGTTACCCCAGGCGTTATCCTCACCGAAACGATGGCGCAGATTGGTCTCGTTTGCCTCGGTATATATCTTTCGGCAGGCAGTGGGCAGGTTGAAAAGGAGGACGAGACTATGGCCGGACATGTGATGCTGACCAGCACGGCGATCGACTTCCTTAAGCCTGTTTTTCCGGGCGAGAAGGTGACGGTGCATGCGGAAAAGGTGTACTTCCGTTTTAAAAAGCTGAACTGCAGCGTACAAATGCTCAACGCCTCGGGCGAGGTAGTTTGCAAGGGTACGATAGCCGGAATGGTAACCAAACGCATGAATGGCTAA
- a CDS encoding DUF4833 domain-containing protein, producing MNSKFIRLLLLAIHVTIGTALAQTADNSNPSPLKFPVPKGISNQLFYLQRDPNINTIICELNVDAAGNVNRKEPVHVYWLRYSEDGKKAELNYIQRKFAYGIQTRELGKDYYELKFVSRKEQPLYLQRSAEDNKFHVYINVNKKKIILERIFLRIQGGSFWLPDVKYVELKGVDANTKAAVIERIKV from the coding sequence ATGAATAGTAAATTTATACGGCTTCTCCTGCTGGCCATCCATGTCACGATAGGGACCGCGCTGGCGCAAACGGCCGACAACAGCAATCCTTCTCCGCTGAAATTTCCGGTTCCAAAAGGAATCAGCAATCAGCTTTTTTATCTGCAAAGGGATCCGAATATTAATACCATCATCTGCGAACTTAATGTGGATGCCGCGGGTAATGTAAACCGGAAAGAACCGGTGCATGTGTACTGGCTCCGGTATAGTGAGGACGGCAAGAAGGCTGAGCTGAATTATATACAGCGCAAGTTTGCCTACGGCATTCAGACAAGGGAACTGGGTAAGGATTATTACGAGCTGAAGTTTGTATCGCGGAAGGAGCAGCCCTTATATCTGCAGCGTTCGGCGGAAGACAATAAGTTTCATGTGTACATCAATGTCAATAAAAAGAAGATAATCCTGGAGCGTATTTTCCTGAGGATACAGGGTGGATCTTTCTGGCTTCCGGATGTTAAATATGTGGAACTGAAAGGGGTAGATGCAAACACAAAGGCAGCGGTAATTGAGCGCATAAAAGTATAG
- a CDS encoding 4'-phosphopantetheinyl transferase family protein — protein sequence MIGNDIVDLRKAEKESNWRRPGYLEKLFTPEEQAMIQSAALPDQMVWLLWSMKESAYKIMSRRRNLRSFAPRKLVCRHLNLTEQSAAGQVTYEQDQYYTSSIVNPGYVYTIACEHKDDLAKVHSIISPPHSNYAYSLSGSVSHHGRYLALADLSL from the coding sequence ATGATCGGAAACGATATTGTAGACCTCCGGAAGGCCGAAAAGGAAAGCAACTGGCGCAGACCAGGCTACCTGGAAAAACTATTCACCCCCGAAGAACAAGCTATGATCCAGTCGGCCGCCCTGCCCGACCAGATGGTATGGCTACTCTGGAGCATGAAGGAATCGGCTTACAAGATCATGTCGAGACGCCGGAACCTGCGAAGTTTTGCTCCGCGGAAGTTGGTCTGCCGCCATCTAAACCTAACAGAGCAAAGCGCCGCCGGACAAGTCACATACGAGCAAGATCAATATTATACAAGCAGTATTGTCAATCCAGGCTACGTCTATACCATAGCCTGTGAACACAAAGATGATCTCGCAAAAGTCCACAGCATTATATCACCCCCGCACAGCAATTATGCTTACTCGCTAAGCGGATCGGTGAGCCACCACGGCAGATACCTGGCCCTGGCCGATCTAAGCCTGTAA
- a CDS encoding beta-ketoacyl-[acyl-carrier-protein] synthase family protein, whose translation MAKRVVITGMGVVAPNAVGLQALSAALMQGISGIHHDPELERLGFSCQIAGKPEVPDQMKAKYFTELELKQLNSTGILYGTIAGMDAWQDAGLKILGAEEPDWDSGVIFGAGNSGVEKFREAIYKIDEGQLRRLGSTVVSQTMASGVSATLGGKLGLGNQVSSNSAACTTGTESILSAYERIKSGGAIRMLCGSTSDGGPYIWAGFDAMKVCTYKHNEEPQRGSRPMSATASGFVPACGAGALVLESLDAALERGARIYAEVLGGHINSGGQRGGGSMTAPNSAAVQRCIRMALKQSGVEAEEIDLINGHLTATTKDPVELANWSAALNLKGADFPFINSLKSHTGHCLSAAGSIESIATVLQLDQGFVFANLNCEDLHPDIAALIAPDRIPQRMLKRELQIAAKASFGFGDVNACILFKKY comes from the coding sequence ATGGCTAAACGGGTAGTGATAACGGGAATGGGCGTGGTGGCGCCAAACGCTGTGGGCTTGCAGGCCCTCAGCGCAGCGCTCATGCAGGGCATTTCCGGTATACATCATGATCCTGAACTGGAGCGACTGGGCTTTTCCTGCCAGATTGCTGGCAAGCCGGAGGTTCCGGACCAAATGAAAGCAAAGTACTTCACGGAGCTGGAACTGAAGCAATTGAACAGCACCGGAATTTTATATGGCACCATCGCCGGAATGGATGCCTGGCAGGATGCTGGGCTTAAAATACTTGGCGCGGAGGAGCCGGACTGGGACAGCGGCGTGATCTTTGGCGCCGGAAACTCCGGGGTGGAGAAGTTTCGTGAGGCGATTTATAAGATTGATGAGGGGCAGTTACGTCGACTCGGCAGCACGGTGGTGTCGCAGACCATGGCTAGCGGCGTGAGCGCCACCCTCGGCGGAAAACTCGGACTTGGTAACCAGGTGAGCAGCAACTCTGCTGCATGCACCACAGGAACTGAAAGCATTTTAAGCGCTTATGAGCGCATTAAATCTGGCGGAGCGATAAGAATGCTGTGCGGAAGCACAAGTGATGGCGGACCGTATATATGGGCGGGATTTGACGCAATGAAAGTCTGCACCTATAAACACAACGAAGAACCGCAGCGTGGATCCCGGCCTATGAGCGCAACGGCAAGCGGCTTTGTACCCGCCTGCGGCGCGGGGGCACTGGTGCTCGAATCGCTGGACGCGGCCCTTGAAAGAGGCGCAAGGATATATGCGGAGGTGCTGGGGGGACATATCAATTCTGGCGGACAACGCGGTGGCGGAAGCATGACAGCGCCTAATTCTGCAGCCGTGCAGCGATGCATCCGCATGGCGCTGAAACAGTCAGGTGTTGAAGCTGAAGAGATAGACCTCATCAACGGGCACCTCACAGCCACCACTAAAGACCCGGTAGAGCTCGCGAACTGGTCGGCCGCCCTGAACCTCAAAGGCGCTGACTTCCCTTTCATAAATTCCCTGAAATCGCACACCGGACATTGCTTGAGCGCCGCAGGAAGTATTGAAAGCATCGCTACGGTTTTGCAGCTCGATCAAGGCTTTGTATTTGCCAACCTGAATTGTGAAGACCTGCACCCCGATATTGCGGCGTTGATAGCACCAGATCGTATTCCGCAGCGCATGCTCAAACGCGAGCTTCAGATAGCAGCTAAAGCCAGCTTCGGCTTTGGTGATGTAAATGCTTGTATCCTTTTTAAAAAGTATTGA
- a CDS encoding acyl carrier protein, with protein MDNQSIISRLKPILDTYVEDKALLQDINEDTDFIRDLKINSANLVDIVLDVEEAFGIVIDNAAMERMLTIGAAITIIKEQLNP; from the coding sequence ATGGACAATCAAAGTATTATTTCTCGACTGAAACCGATTTTGGATACCTACGTGGAGGACAAGGCGCTGCTGCAAGACATCAACGAAGACACCGATTTCATCCGGGACCTGAAGATCAATTCGGCTAACCTGGTAGATATCGTCCTGGATGTAGAGGAAGCCTTCGGCATTGTGATCGACAATGCGGCAATGGAGCGGATGCTGACCATCGGCGCGGCAATTACGATCATCAAAGAACAGCTGAACCCATGA
- a CDS encoding Ppx/GppA phosphatase family protein has protein sequence MLRYAAVDIGSNAVRLLIADITPGETGYRYKKNTLIRVPLRLGDDAFLDKRISDRKAEDLVKTMTAFKHLMDVYQVSHYLACATSAMRESLNGEEVVKRVREHAGLELEIIGGQREANIIYANHIEENLDASKNYLYIDVGGGSTELSVFVNKELVAARSFDIGTIRILDNQDKRETWDVMKDWVREHTRNLKNLAGIGTGGNINKLFRMSGEKEGAPLSFIKLNGVYNFLNSHSLKERIGVLGLNPDRADVIIPAAEIYLTLMKWTSVKQIYVPRVGLADGMINLLIEENLGRLQA, from the coding sequence ATGCTAAGATATGCTGCCGTAGACATCGGCTCTAATGCCGTGCGCCTGCTGATTGCCGATATAACGCCTGGGGAGACAGGCTACCGCTATAAGAAAAACACCCTGATCCGTGTGCCGCTTAGACTCGGCGATGATGCCTTTCTCGACAAGCGGATCTCTGACCGCAAAGCGGAAGACCTGGTGAAGACCATGACCGCTTTTAAGCATCTGATGGACGTGTACCAGGTGAGCCACTACCTGGCCTGTGCCACTTCAGCGATGCGCGAATCGTTGAACGGCGAGGAGGTAGTGAAGCGGGTACGGGAGCATGCAGGCCTGGAACTGGAGATCATTGGCGGACAGCGTGAAGCGAACATCATTTATGCCAATCACATCGAAGAAAACCTCGATGCCAGCAAAAACTACCTGTACATCGACGTAGGTGGTGGAAGCACAGAACTTTCGGTGTTTGTGAACAAGGAGCTGGTCGCAGCCCGTTCGTTTGATATCGGTACCATCCGTATTCTGGACAATCAGGACAAGCGTGAAACCTGGGATGTCATGAAAGACTGGGTGCGCGAGCATACACGCAACCTTAAAAACCTCGCGGGGATTGGTACCGGGGGCAATATCAACAAGCTTTTCCGCATGTCGGGCGAAAAAGAGGGCGCACCACTGTCGTTCATCAAACTCAACGGCGTGTATAACTTTTTAAACAGTCATTCCCTGAAAGAACGCATCGGCGTTTTAGGGCTCAATCCCGACCGTGCAGACGTGATTATTCCCGCCGCGGAGATCTATTTGACGCTGATGAAATGGACTTCTGTAAAACAGATCTATGTGCCCCGTGTGGGATTGGCCGATGGTATGATCAATCTCCTGATTGAAGAAAACCTGGGCCGCTTACAGGCTTAG
- a CDS encoding YajQ family cyclic di-GMP-binding protein, translating into MPSFDIVSKVDAQTFDNAINNAKKEILNRYDFSTSKSTIDHDKKTNVITVVTEDDMRLKAIQDAIISKMIKQNLDSASLDFGKEQYASGNMIRKEIKVKEGIDKETAKKIVARIKDSKLKVQASIMEDQVRVQGKNIDDLQAVIALCRKEDFGQPLQYINMRS; encoded by the coding sequence ATGCCTAGTTTCGATATTGTCAGCAAAGTAGACGCACAAACTTTTGATAACGCCATAAACAATGCCAAAAAAGAGATCCTGAACCGTTATGACTTCAGCACGTCTAAAAGCACGATAGACCACGATAAAAAAACAAACGTGATTACGGTGGTGACCGAAGATGATATGCGCCTCAAAGCCATACAGGATGCTATTATTTCCAAAATGATCAAGCAGAACCTGGATTCCGCAAGCCTGGATTTCGGCAAAGAGCAGTATGCCTCCGGGAATATGATCCGCAAGGAGATCAAGGTGAAGGAAGGGATCGATAAAGAAACGGCCAAGAAGATCGTAGCGCGCATTAAGGACAGCAAACTGAAGGTACAGGCCTCCATTATGGAAGACCAGGTACGTGTGCAGGGAAAGAACATTGACGACCTGCAGGCCGTAATTGCGTTATGCAGAAAGGAAGATTTCGGTCAGCCGCTTCAGTACATCAATATGAGAAGCTAA
- a CDS encoding methyltransferase domain-containing protein encodes MLVNTKHRSDAAEIMDDFAMEGEILRDALDKLASINRLLGGNSVTISGLRWLLDRYDVKQGKAIRILDVGCGNGDMLRVLADYGLKKGLNMHLTGVDANAFTVAHAEALSLGYPNIKYRCADIFEEIKQQREYDVILCTLTLHHFKDPELLELMGGLKKQATMGVVVNDLHRSKLAYYLFMLVCIVFGLNAMSRDDGLISILRGFKKKDLLYYTNKLNVRNYLLRWKWAFRYQWVISTDKE; translated from the coding sequence ATGCTGGTAAACACAAAACACCGCAGTGATGCTGCCGAGATAATGGATGATTTTGCCATGGAAGGCGAGATACTGCGCGACGCGCTCGACAAGCTGGCCAGCATTAACCGCCTGCTGGGCGGCAATTCGGTAACCATAAGCGGATTGCGCTGGCTGCTAGACCGGTATGACGTAAAGCAAGGAAAAGCTATACGTATACTTGATGTGGGTTGCGGCAACGGGGATATGCTCAGGGTGCTGGCTGATTATGGGCTTAAAAAGGGTCTGAACATGCATCTAACCGGGGTAGATGCCAATGCTTTTACGGTCGCCCATGCCGAGGCGCTTTCTTTAGGGTATCCCAACATCAAGTACCGCTGTGCAGATATTTTCGAAGAAATTAAACAACAGCGGGAGTACGATGTTATCTTGTGTACCCTTACCCTGCATCACTTTAAGGATCCGGAACTGCTGGAACTAATGGGGGGATTGAAAAAACAGGCTACCATGGGCGTGGTGGTAAACGATCTGCACCGAAGTAAACTGGCCTACTATCTTTTTATGCTGGTCTGCATCGTGTTCGGGTTAAACGCCATGTCGCGCGACGATGGCCTGATTTCGATACTGAGAGGCTTTAAAAAGAAGGATTTGCTATACTATACCAACAAACTCAATGTCAGGAATTATCTGCTCCGCTGGAAATGGGCTTTCCGCTACCAATGGGTCATCTCAACCGATAAGGAATAA
- the pgl gene encoding 6-phosphogluconolactonase, whose protein sequence is MNILIYNTPSELFEDLIDYIAEIASNAIAENGRFNFVLTGGNSPKALYELLATEHKDRIDWTKVYFFFGDERNVMPDHESYNGLMAKRALLDPLQIPEDHIFYVNTKLAPEKAAIEYTKAIINHFAGEDLAFDLVLLGMGDDAHTASLFPETTILKNRQAEVDSVFVDKLSTYRISFTAPLINKAKNIAFLVFGEGKAEAVKKVIEGKKDTEHCPAQLIDPIDGSTTWFLDSAAAGLLEN, encoded by the coding sequence ATGAACATCCTCATATACAACACACCCTCAGAACTCTTTGAAGATCTGATCGATTACATTGCAGAAATCGCCAGCAACGCCATCGCAGAAAACGGGCGGTTCAACTTTGTGCTTACCGGCGGCAACTCTCCGAAAGCACTTTACGAACTGCTGGCTACAGAACATAAAGACCGGATTGACTGGACAAAAGTGTATTTCTTTTTCGGCGACGAACGGAATGTGATGCCCGATCATGAAAGTTACAACGGCCTCATGGCCAAAAGGGCGCTACTCGATCCGCTGCAAATACCTGAAGACCACATCTTTTACGTAAATACAAAACTGGCGCCTGAAAAGGCCGCGATAGAATATACCAAAGCAATAATCAACCACTTCGCGGGCGAAGACTTGGCGTTCGACCTGGTCTTGCTTGGCATGGGCGATGATGCACATACAGCCTCTCTCTTTCCGGAGACAACGATCCTCAAAAACCGGCAGGCAGAAGTCGATTCAGTATTCGTCGACAAACTTTCCACCTACCGTATCAGTTTTACGGCACCGCTCATCAACAAAGCAAAAAACATTGCATTCTTGGTCTTCGGCGAAGGGAAAGCCGAAGCCGTGAAAAAGGTTATAGAAGGCAAAAAGGACACCGAGCACTGTCCTGCTCAGCTTATCGACCCCATAGACGGCAGCACGACCTGGTTTCTGGACAGCGCCGCAGCAGGTCTGCTGGAAAATTAA
- a CDS encoding type III polyketide synthase codes for MHVKIRTVAKALPAFSRNTADILPLLDGWLDGQDERFIRKVKKIFENAGVDKRYSIMSPEEVFTRSSFEERNDIYTREGIKLASSCLEKALSQAGWQAKDLDYIVTVSCTGIMIPSLDAYLINRLALKHDVVRLPVTEMGCAAGVSGMIYAHNFLKANPGKRAAVVAYESPTATFQLDDYSMANIVSAAIFGDGAACVLLSSHPDDEGPQILADEMYHFYDAEHMMGFKLTNSGLQMVLDVAVPDTIAEHFDRIIHPFLEKNGLGIADVDQLIFHPGGKKIVQLVEGLFGGLGKNIDHTKEVLRQYGNMSSATVFYVLEKFMQEQVQAGSYGLMLSFGPGFSAQRILLKW; via the coding sequence ATGCATGTAAAGATCAGGACCGTTGCTAAAGCGCTGCCCGCTTTTTCGCGAAACACCGCAGATATTCTGCCTTTGCTCGACGGCTGGCTAGATGGACAGGACGAACGCTTTATCCGGAAAGTAAAGAAGATTTTTGAGAACGCCGGGGTCGATAAACGCTACTCCATCATGTCGCCCGAAGAAGTATTTACACGCAGCTCATTTGAAGAACGCAACGATATCTACACCAGGGAAGGCATCAAGCTGGCATCTTCCTGCCTGGAAAAGGCTTTGTCGCAGGCCGGCTGGCAGGCCAAAGACCTCGACTATATCGTTACGGTGAGCTGTACGGGGATCATGATTCCCTCGCTGGATGCTTACCTGATCAATAGATTGGCTTTGAAACATGATGTGGTTCGGCTGCCGGTGACCGAGATGGGTTGTGCAGCAGGGGTTTCGGGGATGATCTATGCCCACAACTTTCTAAAGGCAAACCCGGGTAAACGGGCCGCTGTGGTGGCCTACGAATCGCCCACGGCGACCTTCCAGTTGGACGACTATTCTATGGCCAACATCGTGAGTGCGGCCATTTTTGGCGACGGGGCGGCTTGTGTACTCTTGTCTTCGCACCCCGATGACGAGGGGCCGCAGATACTGGCCGATGAGATGTACCATTTTTATGATGCCGAACATATGATGGGCTTTAAACTCACCAACAGCGGTCTGCAGATGGTACTGGACGTGGCCGTACCAGATACCATAGCCGAGCATTTTGACAGGATCATCCATCCTTTCCTGGAAAAAAACGGTCTGGGCATAGCCGATGTGGACCAGCTCATCTTCCATCCCGGCGGGAAGAAGATCGTTCAGCTCGTTGAGGGCTTGTTTGGCGGGCTGGGCAAGAACATAGACCATACCAAAGAAGTATTGCGGCAGTACGGAAATATGTCGAGCGCCACGGTATTTTATGTTTTAGAAAAGTTTATGCAGGAACAGGTGCAGGCGGGAAGCTACGGACTGATGCTGAGTTTTGGCCCTGGTTTTTCCGCGCAGCGGATTTTACTGAAGTGGTAA